CAGCACCAGCTGCAGACGACCCTGCAGCCACTGGACCTGAACTCCGCAGGCACTTCATGAGGCCTCGGACACCAAGCAAATGCACGGAGGCCTAGGGCCTTAGCTGGTAGCACGGCGCGTCGGTCTTCAGCACGCCAGCGTTTTCGATCAAAGCCTGAGAAGTTTGCAGCAGAGCCACGAGAGACCTTCCAAGAGACAAGACGCGCcgagaggcagaaaaggCGTGCGAAGACAGCACGCACCCAGTAAAttgaggagagaggaaaagacaTCTCGAAAAACACAGGCAACGGCGCGAAAACCTGCGAAGGGACATGCGCCATGAGACACACAAACGAAGGGAACGATTCTTTTTTCGCAGAACGAGGCGGTACTCCCGTTACGAGAGCTCTCCCATCAACACTGTGCGGTCTGAGCTCGCAGAGGCGATAACCGGCTCCGTGGGGTGGAAGCAAACCTGAAAAGAAGGGAAAAGGATGCgtagagcggcggcggagatcAAAAAGGCGAGGGGCGAAGCTGAAAAGGGTTTCGTGGACGAAGAGCCATCTCATCTCACGCTCGCCAGTGCGCTCGAGCCAGAGCATGCATCAGCAAAGGACACTTCAGACATTTGAGGCCCTCACAGCAAGCGAGCTACCTGGGAAACTCACAGGTCTACCGCGCTATGAACTTTCCACGCCCAAGTGGGCAGCCTAGacacgcctccgcctcgagaTCAAGAGACTATTACGTGCATTTTTTTCCGCGTCGAGAGAACTTTGTTCGCTTCGCGCACTTACGTCGTTCACGGATCCGGAGTGCCCGGGCAGGCGGTAtagcagcggcgacgccgcctggTTTTTTCCTTTCTCGCGAAGCACTTCTTCCACGTCCCACACGCAGACGTGCCTGTCGGCTGAACCTGCGCTGCAGAGCTTCTCGTCAGCGCtccagcagacgcggagaagatTCTTCTCGAAGTTGTGCTGAggaggcacacgcgcgcgagacaacACGCGGTGAGCCCTAAAAAAGGCGCACAGGGCTTCCTCCCGCCGCCCACACGCGCATGCCGCGAAGCAAACAATCGAGCGGGTCTCCGCTTCGCATCTCACCGCCCCCATTCCCCTCCACAATATGGCTAGTGGTTTCCGGTCAGTGCCGATCCATACATCCACacatacgtatgtatgtatgtatgtatgtatgtatgtatgtatgtatgtatgtatgtatgtatgtatgtatgtatgtatgtatgtatgtatgtatatagatagatagatatatgcaCACATACATCTCTATATACGTAGGCCGATAGAGACTCGAGCACACGAAAAGATCAACTTCATCTATCTGCACGCATGTAAACATTTCAAGAGCTACAGACATATGCGTGGACGGATGTGTCTGGGTCTTTGTCGCGTTGGTtgacgctgccgcggcgggagcgagacgcggaagtTTTTGCTCCTcaccgaggcgccgcggagagcggctaCGTGTCGCTTTCCGCCCTGGACGAAGGGCTGGATATCCCAGACGCGCACAGTGTGATCCATGCCGTTGCTGAGGAGAGTTGCGCCGGAAGCCGAGATGCTGAGGCCTGTAACGCTGTCTGTGTGTGCATCGTACActtcgctctcgtcgtctccgccgcgcaagTCGTAGACCtgaaagaaagaaaaaacggaaaaaagcGCTGGACGGGATGCGCGGGAGAAGATGCAAGCAGAACAACAAGCGAAAGAAGGGACCCGACTTAGGGGCGTCGAGAAAATGAGCTCGCCGAAAGTCGCGCGGTCACACACGAGTGCCACGCaaaggaggcgccgcgaaacgAGATCGTCGTAGCGCCCGACAGAGGGAATAGAGACGCCAGAAGAgtgtctgcgccgcgagtcGAGGCAAGAAAAAACTAGTCGCGGACTCACGCAAAACTTCCAACGCGTGGCAGATGCGCgcgcgacacgcagacgcatgAATGGAtagagacagcgagacgcACACGAGAGTCAGTGCGCGCCGAcaagagagacgagacgtgcagagagaaaaacgtaCTCGAATGGTGTTATCCAAGCTTCCAGCGAACACGCGTCCGCCGTGACCGTCGAGCGCAACAGACAGAATCTGAAAACAAAAAAATTGCACATTTTCTCCGTGCGTCGCGTTCGCcatgcctcgtcgcccctcaCCTCGGATCGGTCAAGCACATGGTCAAGCACATCTACGAGAACAtacagagagaaagcgagaggagaTGAGAGATGTGGTCGCAGCCtcgtgtctccgcctgcctgGTCCATGCAGCTGCCGAAACCAGCAAAGATGCTCAGAGCGGTACGTGCTCGATACAGAGGGGAACGCAtagatgcatgcatacatacacgtGTGCATAAATCCACAAGTACGCTACCCGCAATCGTGCACGCGTTTGCCACATGCGGAgctgcgctgtctccgctgcacgCTGTCTGGGCTGCACGTAGTCAGAAGGCCCGCGCTGCAGAAATGAATCCGCACATGCGTGCCTTGCCTCGACTGCGCCGCGTCAGGTTACCTGATACTGGTGTTCATACTTCTTGACGtgtctgcggacgcgcaggTCCCACACGCGCGAAGtgccgtcgtccgcgccggtgacaaagagcgaggcgcagccgtACGTCGCGCGACTTGGgcactccgcagcctcgcgcgacgcgacgccgcaggcgttcACGATGCCCACGTGCCCCTTGAGCTTCttcaggcgcgcgccagacTCCACGTCCCACACTGCCGCCGTCTGATCGGCCGAGGCCGTGTAGATCTGCCTGGGAAGAAAGGGAGAAACGACCATGCACGTGCACACGCCGCTGCGAGCCTGCCTCTCTacggatgcatgcatgtgagCGAGGGTCTCAGACCGGCCGCGAGCTCGGCGGCTGGCTGCCATAAGAGAGGAATGGAGGGCGCCTGTCTttgccgcgcgaggcagctaCGGGATTCCCGGCGACACACACGGACTGCTACAGAAACACGTTTGCTGATTTGGAAGGCAAAGattctgcagaggcgcgaggcggaatCTTTTTCCTGCAGCGGGGGCGATGGGGCGTCGCGAGAACTTGGGACAGGCGGAGGTGTGTGATCTTCCTGCATGCGGCATTGCTTCccaaggcgctgcggaggacgagaCCTCGTTCGCCGACTTGAAAACTTACGTCCCATCAGTCGACCAGCGAAAGTCGAGAATCGCCTTCGAGTGGCCTCTCAGAGCTTGCCACGTGGAGATCTCTCCGTACACGTTGTAAATCActgaaaacgagaaaaaagcaACGAAAAACACAGCTGACGAGGTAGAGACGCCAAAGAGAAACGGACACGCATGAgtaaatagcggttaacctcTCCTTTTCCTCACGCACTACTGCATGCAATACCAGTCAGACAACAACCGAAGCAAGGGAGAGGCGCCCAAAAcgaacgcgaggcgcgagtgCTGAAGAGAGCATACGACAGCCGCGaaacgcgaggaggcagTGGAAATCTAGAGAACGAGAGGGAATGCACAGGAAAAAGAAGCTGCCGCAACCAAAAAGCAAGCAAGCAGGGGCAGAAGagaaaccctaaaccctaaaagAAAACAAGAAGGACAACGACAccgagagcgacgagaaaAAAGGGTTCGCGGCAGAAAATCAAGGAGAGATGGGCGCAACACTGTCCAAGCGCGAGAACCAAAGAGCTGAAAAAGCGATGAAAAAGAGACTTACGAACATCGCGGTCGACGCCGGCAGATGCGATGTTTCGGCCGTCGGGTGAGAACTTCACTGCGAGGACTTCGCCctagaaaaaaaaaagaaataAGAAAAAAAACGGATGGAAGCCACCAGAGCCCGAGATTGCCACTACACCTGGGCGTGGCGTCAGCGAGCGAATGATCTCCTCTGCATAAATTCATTCCCGTGCCGCcccgctgcagcgtcgcACGCGACCACGTCTCCGGTAACCGCGTCAAAGCAAAGCCAAGGCAGACCGAAAGCGAGCAACGCCGAGAGATCTCCGATGAGTGGAAGAGGTGAACAAAGTGGGGATCTAGGCAGCATTCGGTCAGAGAGCGTATCCCAagtgagaaaaaaaaacgagaaGGAAGTGAAGCACGTAAGCAAGAAGCTGCACACCAAAGGGAAAGGAGAGATCGAAGGATGCGAATCTAGAAAAAGGAAACGACATgacgcagaaaagaagatagaggaaaaagaaaaaaagaggacGTACCTGATGACCGGTAAGGCGCATCGTCGGCGCCTCCAACCCCGACTTCCTCTCCTGAACGAGAAAGGGAaccgaagaaaaagaaataACGGAACACGccaaaaacaaaaaaacagGCGACCACGCGGATGGGCATGTCATCAACACAAATAACTGTGACCGCCATTACATAAAAAAACAAATGAAGGCGGAATTCCCGCACATTCACCCATACCTAGTCGGCACTCcctctctatatatataaatatatatatatatatatatatatatggatatgtTCCGACGTATCTATATCCgtatatatccatatattTGAATATATGGATGTAGATACGTCGAAACATATCTAGGAACCCGTCTGTAAGACCCATATGCAAACTCTGAGTACCTTCTCTCTttgatacatatatatgtatctgcatacacgcacatgcatacTGTTTCCATGTTCACAAACTTAGGCAATTAATGCCCGCACGAGGCGTTACTCGACAAGGGTGGGCTGTGGGACGCGTATTGAGAGTCCGTAAGACGACTGCAGGCATTCCGATGCAACTATATACGCGTGCAGAGCGTTTGGAAGGCAATCTGGTGTCTgcaagaggagaagaaaacagagggCGACTCATTCCTGGCATACCGACTCGAAGGCATCCCTGGCAGACTGAGCGAGCGCCGTCTgggcgtccgcaggcgcgacggagagcgcggagacTGAAGCCGCGACCAGCGCCAtgaggaaaaagagaagagaaagaagcacAGGGGGAGGAAGTCCACGCGGAATTCAGCACACGCACATGATTCaccaggcgacggcggcagcgcgaaaaCCCACTTCgaaggagcggcgcgcgcgagaggggagcaagagcggcgcacgcgcgacggcgagacgagaagaaaaaacaagaaAAGCCTTCGCCGCGAAGGACAACGCGCCGCGTCGGTGCCTTCGTTGACAAGCAAAGCGAGAGATACAGGCGGGAAACGACGCGCAGGGCAGAAGAGCCCGAAGAACGGGAGGCagcagaaaacgaagagcGAAGATGAGTCGCCTGGGGAAGAtgagaggagaaggcaggAATCTCAGAAAGACTACTTTACTAAGGGAGAGGGAAGGAGGATAGAGATGAAGACGAAGCGCCGTTCTCCCGCGCCCTGGGCAATCGCGATTCTCCGTTGCTTTTCTACCTGCGCAAAGGCGAGGAAAAGGGTCGCAGTCGAAAGGGAAActgagagaagaagcgagttCTCTTCCTCCTACATCGAAACACGCATCGTCCTGCATAGACTCTGCGAGGAAAGAGTGCAGCGTTTTCGGCTCGATGTCGCTCGGATTCCCTCTTTGCGACTTGCGGGttgcctttctctctctctcggcgcgcgaagaattCGAAGAAGTGCATGCAGAGCTcgaagacagagagggcGATAAAGATagagagacagagatgcGCGTAGCGGGAGCGGACTGCAAGCGAAGAAAGTCCGCCAAGCGCTTGATTTTTTCTTGTCAAGGGTACAGAGTGgtgaagagaaaagagcTCTGCGTGTACGGGGCAACAATAGAGTGAGTGTGTGCAGTGCTTTGTTttccctcgcgccgctgctgtcgtACTcgaacgcagagagacacgtcGGCCTCGCTGTGAAGCAATCGGCTCTCCCGCTGTCGAGCCAGAACGACCTAAATCACATgcgagaaaggcgagaaggcctcGCACATACTCACGCACATCGGTGTATCCAGGCGGCGGCATCGGAGTGCGGGCGCAAAACGCGCGCCGGTTCACCAGTTCGCTCTAATTGTCTCGTCAGCAACATTCTTcaccttctctctcgcctacGGCGGTATCTGTATGTAAACTCTCCCGTATGTATGGACGTGCCTGTATTTgagcgcccgcgagagcgTGTTTCGGTGATGCACATCCCGGCGACGACGTGTTGATTCCGGAGTCCCCTTCTGCGATGCTTTCCTTCTTGCTCCAAACTCGAAAGGAGCGTCGCCAGAGAGCTGCGATCTCGCTAGGGCGAGGCTCAGCGCGAAGCTAGGAAACTGCTTGTTATCTTCTCCCCTAGTCCGCCGTCAagttctcttcctctctcttcactCTCTCTTCCGGTCTGCTCTGTCGCGTGCTGCCAACGGCCGTCGGGTGTCTagctctcccgcgcctgTGCCGTTTTCTGCTGTTTCCTTTCCTCTTTTCGCTGGCGCAGACGCTTTTTTCCCCCGCATTTTAAAAAACGCTCTCGCGATGGCGCAGATGCCTGTAGACCAGGCCGCATtctcggcggcgggaggcgacggaggcgcgccagcgcccttcctctctgtcgaTCCCTCCAACACGCTTTTGATTTTTTCACTGGGCGTCGCGGTCGGCCTCTTTTCAGAGATCCTCAGCTACTTCTTCATCTACCGGCACGAAGAATTCTACAGACTGCAAGAAGAGTGCAAGAAACTCTACAGAGAACTCGACGGTGAGTTTAACAAGTGACCCAGCTATGAGTCCtgcgtacatatatatatatatatatatatatatatatgaggcTATGTAAGTATATGAGTCTGATACCTATGCATACATATTTGAGTGCATGCATACCACGTGTGTAGATTAACGTTTATGTGCATGTCTTCCGCCATGTGACCGCGGCTGCTGGGAGCTGCAGTCGTCGGGCTCGCCGCATCAACACAACACCTACTTGATACTTGATAAAGTTTTATGTGAGGAGGCCGGAAGCGCTGCTAGAGGATCGGTGTGCTGGGAGATATAGGCCTCGTGTGCGGGGAGAGAGGCCCGTAGATCTTCGAGTGTGGAGCGTTACTCGCCCTTTTTTTTCAGCCTTGGAGGTCGTttgcggcagcgacgcgacggGCAAGCGATCGGGGCGCGGGAGCAAAGCTGCTGAGCAAGTCGAGAAGAAAATTCAAAGGAAAACAAAgtgaggagaaaaagagcgaAGAACGCAGGGCAGGAGAGGGGGGGCACGATAGCAATGGCTGATCCGCAAACGCAGACATTTCTGCACATTTGAACACGCTGGTGAACCGTGTGTAGCTGCTACACACAGCTTGTGCCTGAAGGCCGTCGTCTCCGGTATTGTCTGGCGCCAGTCAagtcggcgtcttctcgtcTGTCAGCCCCTAGGCGTTTGCaagctctctgcgcgctcgcctctcggATCCCGCCTTCGTCGTGTCGTAGGCAGGTGCCGGCTCCCTCTGAAATGCGCGCGACACATCCCTGCAGTTTGGGGCCTTGTCTCCTGTGGGGTCGCCGCCCCCGTCCGgggcgcgtctctgcacgCGGGCTCGACTTGGGCCTGTCTCGGTTGTCTGCGGTTGTTTGAGGCCTGCGAACGGCGTGTGGGGACGTGGCAGGTCGAGCTCTGACCCTCTATGTGGGGCCTCGCTCTGTGgttcgcgtctgcttcgtAGGCAAATGGCGTCGTATCGTCAGAAGGGCAACTTGATGGTCGGGTTACTGCTGATGGTGTCAATGCCGCTTGTCTACGCGTCCTTCGATGAGCGCCCTGCGGCGTACCTGCCCTTCCAGCCCATCTTCCCCTTCTCCATGGTTCTCCGCtactccgcgcccgccgcgcctggaggcgcggccgcggccgccaccgagagccccgcgggcctcccgGCGGGGacctcgctctgcgccgccgcgggcttcTTCATGCTCACCATGATGTCGACGCGCATGTCTCTGCAAAAGATGTTTGGGTAcgggacgcggcgcggagtcgcGAAAATGTAGACCTGAAAGGGTGACGCGACCGCGGCACCAAGGCCATGGCAAAGTGGAGAAAGGGGGGACGCCGCGTGAACGCCGAGCTCTGCGGATCGCGGGGGTATCGTCTGTCGGCGGAAGTCTCTGCATAAGGCTGTCAAGGAACCGTGAAACGCGGAGGGGGAACacctgaagaagaaagcagaggcCTCTCTgactcgcgcgccgagacggctgtggagacagcgggaacgggaagaaggagaaggcagtctgcagcgcgtcaCGAAACGAAGTCTCTCAGGAAGCTCCCTGTTGGACGTGAAGCTGCCTCACGCACatgcttcttttctctcgatCTTTTTCTGTGCAGAGTCGCCAACTTCAGTCGAACGTCGCAGCCCCACATGTTTTGAAGAATTTCCAAGGCCTAACAGTTCCCGCGATTCTTAAGGCAGACAGATGCATTTCGATGAGCAGCTTTCTGCGGTGCGAAGATGCCCCAGCTGCCACAGCGCCACGTCAGCAtcacgtatgtatatatatatatatatatatatatatatatatatatatatatatatatatattcatatatttgtatgtgtatgcatgtggGTTTGAGCTGTAGGGCGAGTGGCTGCCGAGAGGTGCAGGTGGATCTTTATAACTTTGCCGTATCTGCTAATTCCACGACTCCTGCGTATCGTCTGACTCGATCTCGTCCTTTCTGCCACACCGAGTGCCTGTTTACGGTCTAAGGTACTTCACAACATGTGTTACGTTGTCGGCGACTTTTCGAGTATGCAATTGCCCGCGAACGCGTGTCCCTCGGGCGATCTCGGTACTGTAGGTTTCCATATTTCTCCCTTTGTGGCTGCGTACTGTGGCGCAGTGGAGCTGCCTTCCTACGGTGTGCTttgcggcgccttcggcttTATCCTCTTCCCGTGCCTGGTCAGgttccttcttcgtcgtctctcctgTTCGCGTCTTTCCGTCCGTATTGGTCACTACCTGGTTGCTCTCGCTTttttcgccgcgtctgcgcggcacTGTCTACACAGCCCCTTCGCCTATTCAGAGTGATCGGCATGCGCAGCTCGCAAGGCTGAGTTTTTCTTTTGGTTCGCGTTTTGACGGGTAGCCCCGCACTATTCAGGACGATGGCGTATCTGTTTAGCCAGATAGCGAGAGAAGCATGCACCACTGTGTTAATGCCACACCCTGCACTCTGACATGTTACTCGCCGCGTGCCTTGAGGCCGTCAAATGAGTGGAGTTCCGCCAGCTGAGTCTAAGTCTCTGCGAACGCAGCGCAGATCGACCACAGGAAAAGGAGCTGATCCCTGACAAGTGTTTCAGCGATCGAGATGTCAATGCTACGGATGGGTAGACTAGCTCACTGCGACGGCGTGGTGCGGTTGAAAAGCCCAGGCTCGAGGGCTCCTACATCAGCCTGTGGAGGTGACGAATCTGcagcaacgcagaggcgagttCTACGGGAACTTGCACGACACCTCATTGGAACTGGAATCCTCAAAACTCGAGCTGTGGATTTGTAGTTGCTCTATGAGGTGTCTTCAGGGTACCCTATAGTGTCAGGTGGAACGTCGAGTGGAGGATCGCCGGTGTCACGCGTGCCTTAGACGTTTACAGCATGATGAAAGCGCACGTGCGTTGTAAAACTAGGAATGATGGGTCACGTAGGTGTGCGTATTCTGAAAACGCATGCACTCGcgcaaagaagaagaggaacaACACCGGCGTATGCCATCCAGACTTGTAGGGGTATGTTTTCTGCGGTAAAATCTCTTCGAGGATACATTTTTATATAAAGTACCGCTTTATATACAGACGTATCTTCTGACATGTCTTTTATCGGCTACTATTCCAATGAGGCAAGTTGGATCCAGGAAATGTGCTCGCACCATTTTCACGGAAGAGCGCCTGGCGACGTCGCAGTGGCCGCCTGCTGAAGACGGGCTTTTTTCCGCATCCATCAGGGGCACTCTGCGGCGGGAGAAGTGAATGCGAAAGACCAGCGCTATCTGTGGAGCCGCTCGAGAAGGAATGAGAACGGACAAAACACATCGAGCACCTGCATCATCTCTACCAT
Above is a window of Besnoitia besnoiti strain Bb-Ger1 chromosome Unknown contig00007, whole genome shotgun sequence DNA encoding:
- a CDS encoding U5 snRNP-specific protein (encoded by transcript BESB_072380), whose protein sequence is MALVAASVSALSVAPADAQTALAQSARDAFESERKSGLEAPTMRLTGHQGEVLAVKFSPDGRNIASAGVDRDVLIYNVYGEISTWQALRGHSKAILDFRWSTDGTQIYTASADQTAAVWDVESGARLKKLKGHVGIVNACGVASREAAECPSRATYGCASLFVTGADDGTSRVWDLRVRRHVKKYEHQYQILSVALDGHGGRVFAGSLDNTIRVYDLRGGDDESEVYDAHTDSVTGLSISASGATLLSNGMDHTVRVWDIQPFVQGGKRHVAALRGASHNFEKNLLRVCWSADEKLCSAGSADRHVCVWDVEEVLREKGKNQAASPLLYRLPGHSGSVNDVCFHPTEPVIASASSDRTVLMGELS
- a CDS encoding putative integral membrane protein (encoded by transcript BESB_072390) produces the protein MPVDQAAFSAAGGDGGAPAPFLSVDPSNTLLIFSLGVAVGLFSEILSYFFIYRHEEFYRLQEECKKLYRELDALEVVCGSDATGKRSGRGSKAAEQVEKKIQRKTKQMASYRQKGNLMVGLLLMVSMPLVYASFDERPAAYLPFQPIFPFSMVLRYSAPAAPGGAAAAATESPAGLPAGTSLCAAAGFFMLTMMSTRMSLQKMFGYGTRRGVAKM